The Pseudomonadota bacterium sequence GCTGAGCAGGAGCTCGACGACGCGGCCGATTGGTATGCACGCAAAAGACAAGGCCTGGACGAGCGACTGTTCGAGACCTACGAGGAGGCGATCGAGCTCGCGCTGTCCATGCCCCGGGCCGGCAGCATGATTGCGGATCTACCGGTCGACTGCGAGGTGCGCCGCTTCAAGCTCAAGACCTTCCCCTACTATGCGGTGGTCGCGCTGATCGATGACGAGCTCATATTGGTCGCGTTCGCACACCAACGCCGCAAACCCGGCTACTGG is a genomic window containing:
- a CDS encoding type II toxin-antitoxin system RelE/ParE family toxin, with the protein product MKRGYRALREAEQELDDAADWYARKRQGLDERLFETYEEAIELALSMPRAGSMIADLPVDCEVRRFKLKTFPYYAVVALIDDELILVAFAHQRRKPGYWMPRLAHVTR